One stretch of Flavobacterium sp. 9 DNA includes these proteins:
- a CDS encoding oxidoreductase has translation MDTKKVWFITGASKGLGLSLVNQLLKAGQYVVATSRNIDDLIKVTNSDSENFLPLAVDLKDDKDVEKAISQAVKKFNRIDVVINNAGYGIGGSIEELNDDETRASFDVNIFGTLNVIRNVMPYLRLQKSGHIINISSIAGFTGATGWAVYSASKAAVIGLSEVLAEDVKSFGIKVTVVAPGAFRTNFLKPDSLTLPQNTISEYEEVRNSHARYLKMDGEQIGDPEKAASAMIAIVALPEPPLHLLLGNDAYQRANAKIQYLEKEFKQWETITNSTSFTN, from the coding sequence ATGGATACTAAAAAAGTATGGTTTATAACCGGAGCTTCAAAAGGTTTGGGCTTGAGTTTAGTAAATCAATTATTAAAAGCGGGTCAATATGTGGTTGCAACATCAAGAAATATTGATGATCTTATTAAAGTAACCAATTCTGATTCGGAAAACTTCCTTCCGTTGGCTGTTGATCTTAAAGATGATAAAGACGTTGAAAAAGCGATCTCTCAGGCCGTGAAAAAATTCAACAGAATTGATGTTGTCATAAATAACGCAGGATATGGCATTGGCGGAAGCATCGAAGAATTAAATGACGACGAAACACGTGCAAGTTTTGATGTAAATATTTTTGGAACCTTAAATGTTATTAGAAATGTGATGCCTTATTTGCGATTGCAAAAATCAGGTCATATCATCAATATTTCTTCGATTGCAGGATTTACCGGAGCAACAGGATGGGCAGTTTATTCAGCATCAAAAGCTGCGGTGATTGGCTTATCTGAAGTATTGGCAGAAGATGTAAAATCTTTTGGAATCAAAGTTACGGTTGTTGCACCGGGCGCATTCCGAACTAATTTTCTTAAGCCTGATTCACTTACATTACCTCAAAACACAATCTCAGAATATGAAGAGGTTAGAAATTCTCATGCCAGATATTTAAAAATGGATGGAGAACAAATTGGCGATCCTGAAAAAGCCGCTTCTGCAATGATTGCAATTGTCGCATTGCCGGAACCTCCATTACATCTTTTACTGGGAAATGACGCTTATCAACGTGCCAATGCTAAAATTCAATATTTAGAAAAAGAATTTAAGCAATGGGAAACGATTACAAATTCAACAAGTTTTACAAACTAA
- a CDS encoding serine protease, with amino-acid sequence MKIRKIEPNGDLTSTNDNKRNRYKFAFIAIIVLSAASFLGFKYFKTESKTICLGTDTKIYDAYKDAVVLVKHRYGYFAKINGKEFQLSVEDAKEVTIFGTGFFVDTNGDMVTNKHVLQPWNSSEEESDKTNTTIRNLRMKIGSILTKDVTEDQYESFIDNNWTHASVSYDEGEGEEGDYEESSEETSEPAGEEFVSSNETTADTSTVSTDIAASIPVKEYVSIDEIEVYVKTIDVQVALHDSDNEWLNCEIKKVSEEADIDLGILQLADHKTPSSVVTVIDLDNAIDDDKSLVPGQKAIMVGYPLGMDLAQTNSGIKVQLYNGQISKESDGNKIQYSITSTHGASGAPVFNECGQLIAINFSGVDQVQGINFGIVAKHVHAL; translated from the coding sequence ATGAAAATTAGAAAAATAGAACCTAACGGAGACCTAACTTCAACAAACGACAACAAAAGAAATCGCTACAAATTTGCTTTCATTGCTATTATTGTTCTCTCGGCTGCATCATTTTTGGGATTTAAATATTTCAAAACTGAAAGTAAGACTATTTGTTTAGGCACAGACACCAAAATCTATGATGCCTACAAAGACGCAGTTGTGCTTGTAAAACATAGATATGGTTATTTTGCTAAAATTAATGGAAAAGAATTTCAACTTTCTGTTGAGGACGCTAAAGAAGTAACAATTTTCGGAACTGGCTTTTTCGTAGATACAAACGGAGACATGGTAACCAACAAACATGTTTTACAGCCTTGGAATTCATCAGAGGAAGAGAGCGATAAAACAAATACTACGATACGAAATCTAAGAATGAAGATTGGTTCTATTCTTACTAAAGATGTTACTGAAGATCAATATGAAAGTTTTATCGACAACAACTGGACACATGCATCAGTGTCGTATGACGAAGGTGAAGGAGAAGAAGGAGATTATGAAGAATCAAGCGAAGAAACCAGCGAACCAGCGGGTGAAGAATTTGTTAGTTCTAATGAAACAACAGCAGATACATCAACGGTATCAACTGATATTGCAGCATCTATTCCGGTAAAAGAATATGTTTCTATAGATGAAATTGAGGTATACGTAAAAACCATAGACGTTCAAGTAGCTCTTCATGATTCTGATAATGAATGGCTTAATTGTGAGATTAAAAAAGTTTCAGAAGAAGCTGATATTGATTTAGGTATTTTACAGCTAGCCGATCATAAAACTCCATCAAGCGTTGTAACTGTAATCGATCTTGATAATGCAATCGACGATGATAAATCATTAGTTCCAGGCCAAAAAGCAATAATGGTAGGATATCCGTTAGGAATGGATTTGGCACAGACAAATTCAGGGATAAAAGTGCAGCTTTATAATGGTCAAATAAGTAAAGAATCAGACGGTAATAAAATTCAATACAGCATAACTTCTACACATGGCGCCAGTGGCGCACCGGTTTTTAATGAATGTGGTCAATTGATTGCAATTAATTTCAGTGGAGTCGATCAGGTTCAGGGTATAAATTTTGGAATAGTAGCGAAGCATGTTCACGCTCTTTAA
- the lipB gene encoding lipoyl(octanoyl) transferase LipB has product MNKKIQLQDLGSKDYKSTWEYQEELFKDIVDLKIKNRREELDLPTPNYLLFVEHPHVYTLGKSGDFENLLLNEKQLEAKGATFYKINRGGDITYHGPGQIVGYPILDLENFFTDIHKYLRFLEEAIILTLEEYGLKCGRSDGETGVWLDVGTPFARKICALGVRASRWVTMHGFALNVNVDLGYFDNIIPCGIRGKGVTSLQVELGVEKVDEEEVKAKIVKHLTQLFEAEFIS; this is encoded by the coding sequence ATGAACAAAAAAATTCAACTTCAGGATTTAGGAAGTAAAGATTATAAATCGACCTGGGAATATCAGGAAGAACTTTTTAAAGATATAGTCGACTTAAAAATCAAAAACAGAAGAGAAGAACTTGATTTGCCAACGCCAAATTATTTACTATTTGTAGAACACCCACATGTTTATACTTTGGGTAAAAGTGGCGATTTTGAGAACTTATTATTAAACGAAAAGCAGCTTGAAGCAAAAGGTGCTACTTTCTATAAAATCAATCGTGGCGGAGATATTACGTATCACGGACCCGGACAAATTGTAGGCTATCCGATTTTAGATTTAGAAAATTTCTTTACAGATATTCATAAGTATTTGCGTTTTCTTGAAGAAGCTATTATTCTGACTTTAGAAGAATATGGCTTAAAATGCGGACGTAGTGATGGCGAAACTGGCGTTTGGCTGGATGTTGGAACTCCGTTTGCACGTAAAATTTGTGCGCTTGGCGTACGTGCTTCAAGATGGGTAACCATGCACGGATTTGCATTGAATGTAAACGTAGATTTAGGATACTTTGATAATATTATTCCGTGTGGAATTCGCGGAAAAGGTGTTACATCTTTGCAAGTAGAACTTGGTGTAGAAAAAGTTGACGAAGAAGAGGTAAAGGCCAAAATCGTAAAACATTTGACTCAATTGTTTGAAGCAGAATTTATTTCATAA
- a CDS encoding VIT domain-containing protein translates to MNKIFNICALLFFSAVFSQIPTLDVENQKKNSVILQEVKIETKILGNLASTTATYIFDNPGDRILEGNFTLPLPEGVTISGYALDINGSLREAVPVPKERAKEVFESIEKRNIDPGIIEKVAGNNFKTRIYPITARGIRSIRITYNQELKNSATDYLYFLSFANAVNIPKFNLKVLVNESLTTPKITENPDGSFAFQKQGNQWIAEINKANFRPNESLKISIPKVSESSSVLIQKASDDKSYFAASVSMNFPVKEKAKSQKIAIIWDNSFSGSKRDHQKELDFLNAYFLENKNIGVSFVLLNNTLEKTEEFTISGGNWSALKDRILNLKYDGGTDFSALKEIPQIDEYLLFSDGISNFGDLTLKFKKPLNSITSTPTSDFNMLKLLALQSGGNFINLNELDTQSALKTLNRLPIMFLGFKESNTIQELFPNIGTAVNEPVNIFGISSPNLGKLTAVFSVGNKKFEVPVDFTNAVKVDNWPIAQFWAQRKINDLELNSTQNSDEIRNLSEQFGVVSKNTSLIVLDDVNDYVRFGITPPQELLPEYNKIVSQNKRQILEQRKTLLSKAFDKTRELTTWWNSEFKPSEKKQYPTISKQLKSESSPVSSASNAEESYSTADKAKSTGKITLVDVESNQEYMKDFQTLQSPELIYQKYLENRPKYEKQVTYYFDVSKLLFKKGDKVLSLKVLSTLAELDLENEELYKTISYLLKQRGNYEKELWITQKILEWRPFDAQSHRDYALALVDNKKPQEALNVYKSMLYQEYTDEISVRDNGIEEILIMEINNILSQNKNVDASKVDDRLKANLPVDIRIVINWNKDNTDIDLWVTDPRGEDCSYSHRSTEIGGRLSNDFTQGFGPEQFLLKKAIKGKYKIKTNFFGERQNILSGPTTVMAEVYLYYSDGRQERKIAVFQSQKENKRESDSKILIGEFEF, encoded by the coding sequence ATGAATAAAATTTTTAATATCTGTGCACTATTATTCTTTAGTGCCGTTTTTTCACAGATTCCAACTCTGGATGTCGAAAATCAGAAAAAAAATTCAGTAATACTGCAGGAAGTAAAAATTGAAACCAAAATTTTAGGAAATCTTGCATCAACTACAGCAACTTATATATTTGACAATCCTGGTGACAGAATTTTAGAAGGAAATTTTACACTTCCTTTACCGGAAGGAGTAACTATAAGCGGTTATGCTTTAGATATCAACGGAAGCTTAAGAGAGGCCGTTCCAGTTCCAAAAGAACGAGCTAAAGAAGTATTTGAAAGCATTGAAAAAAGAAATATAGATCCGGGTATTATTGAAAAAGTAGCCGGAAATAATTTTAAAACCAGGATTTATCCAATTACGGCCAGAGGCATCAGGTCTATTAGGATTACATACAATCAGGAATTAAAAAATTCGGCAACGGATTATCTGTATTTTTTAAGTTTTGCTAATGCAGTTAATATTCCAAAATTTAATCTTAAAGTTTTGGTTAATGAAAGTCTGACAACTCCTAAAATAACGGAAAATCCAGACGGAAGTTTTGCTTTTCAGAAACAAGGAAATCAATGGATTGCTGAAATAAATAAAGCGAATTTTAGGCCTAATGAAAGTCTTAAAATAAGTATTCCAAAAGTAAGCGAATCTTCAAGCGTACTTATTCAAAAAGCTTCTGACGATAAGTCTTATTTTGCTGCAAGTGTTTCGATGAATTTTCCCGTAAAAGAAAAAGCAAAATCTCAAAAAATTGCTATTATTTGGGACAACTCATTCAGCGGATCAAAAAGAGATCATCAAAAAGAGCTTGACTTTCTTAATGCTTATTTTTTAGAGAATAAGAATATCGGAGTGTCTTTTGTTCTTTTAAATAATACTCTCGAAAAAACAGAAGAATTTACTATATCCGGAGGAAACTGGAGTGCATTAAAAGACAGAATTCTTAATCTGAAATATGATGGAGGAACTGATTTTAGTGCTTTAAAAGAAATTCCGCAAATAGACGAATATCTTTTATTTTCTGACGGAATTTCAAATTTTGGTGATTTAACTTTAAAATTCAAAAAACCGCTCAATAGTATAACAAGCACGCCAACTTCAGATTTTAATATGCTTAAGCTTTTGGCTTTACAATCAGGAGGAAATTTCATCAATCTTAACGAATTAGACACTCAATCTGCTCTAAAAACTTTGAATAGACTTCCTATTATGTTTTTAGGTTTTAAAGAAAGTAATACGATTCAGGAGTTGTTTCCTAATATTGGAACTGCCGTAAATGAACCTGTAAATATATTTGGAATTTCATCTCCAAATTTGGGCAAACTTACTGCTGTTTTTTCTGTAGGGAATAAGAAATTTGAAGTTCCAGTAGATTTTACTAACGCAGTAAAAGTAGACAATTGGCCAATTGCACAATTTTGGGCACAACGAAAAATTAATGATCTTGAACTTAATTCAACCCAAAATAGCGATGAAATCAGAAATCTGAGTGAACAGTTTGGAGTGGTAAGTAAAAACACCAGCCTTATAGTATTGGATGATGTTAATGATTATGTACGTTTTGGGATTACTCCTCCGCAGGAATTATTACCAGAATACAACAAAATTGTTTCGCAAAATAAAAGACAAATTTTAGAGCAAAGAAAAACTCTTCTATCTAAAGCTTTTGATAAAACACGTGAACTGACAACATGGTGGAATAGCGAATTCAAGCCTTCAGAAAAAAAACAGTATCCAACAATATCCAAGCAATTGAAAAGTGAATCATCACCAGTTTCAAGTGCTTCAAATGCAGAAGAAAGCTACTCTACAGCTGATAAAGCAAAATCAACAGGTAAAATAACGTTGGTAGATGTAGAGAGTAATCAAGAGTATATGAAAGATTTTCAGACTTTACAGTCACCGGAATTGATTTACCAAAAATATCTTGAAAATCGTCCTAAATATGAAAAACAAGTAACCTATTATTTTGATGTTTCTAAATTACTTTTCAAAAAAGGTGATAAAGTACTTTCTCTAAAGGTTTTAAGCACATTAGCTGAGCTTGATTTGGAAAATGAAGAATTATACAAAACGATATCTTATCTATTGAAACAGAGAGGTAATTATGAAAAAGAATTGTGGATTACTCAAAAGATTCTAGAATGGAGACCATTCGATGCTCAAAGCCATAGAGATTATGCACTTGCTTTGGTTGACAATAAAAAACCTCAAGAAGCTCTTAATGTCTATAAATCTATGCTTTATCAGGAATATACCGATGAAATTTCGGTTAGAGATAACGGTATTGAAGAGATTTTGATTATGGAAATCAATAATATTTTGAGCCAAAACAAAAATGTTGATGCAAGCAAAGTAGATGATCGTCTAAAAGCAAATCTGCCAGTAGACATCCGCATTGTTATTAATTGGAATAAAGACAATACAGATATTGATCTTTGGGTTACTGATCCAAGAGGAGAAGACTGCTCCTACTCACACCGATCTACAGAAATTGGAGGAAGATTAAGCAACGATTTCACTCAGGGTTTTGGTCCTGAACAGTTTTTACTGAAAAAAGCAATCAAAGGGAAATATAAAATTAAAACTAATTTCTTTGGCGAGAGACAGAATATTCTTTCCGGCCCAACAACAGTAATGG
- a CDS encoding AraC family transcriptional regulator, with the protein MKNAEENNNFRIAVPSAFETVFSHFYFAENKTAFPVTKTLLPSFQTILVFNFGTKSSLRSEKNRTLEVEKCIVLGPIKQAFDYTLEPNSEILVANFKEDAFYRFFGNALLTHALPIHPDALLAENCFSVLWEELNLLSDTKERVDYILEFCKPYLKEQNALTTLLADFREENLNPIKAIASQTNQSERNIQLNQKKFFGYTIKEINRYERFLKAVEVIQKDIMNDSKTDWLSVVEQCGYYDQSQLIHDFKYYMNISPTKFLKFQNDICSSKSE; encoded by the coding sequence ATGAAAAATGCTGAAGAAAATAACAATTTTAGAATTGCTGTTCCTTCAGCATTTGAAACTGTTTTTTCTCATTTTTATTTTGCCGAAAATAAAACGGCATTTCCGGTAACGAAAACTTTATTACCCAGTTTTCAAACGATTCTTGTTTTTAATTTCGGAACAAAATCATCTTTAAGATCAGAGAAAAATAGGACTCTCGAAGTTGAAAAATGCATTGTTTTAGGACCTATAAAACAAGCGTTCGATTATACTTTAGAACCTAATTCAGAGATATTAGTTGCCAATTTTAAAGAAGATGCTTTTTATAGATTCTTCGGGAATGCGCTTCTAACGCATGCATTGCCAATTCATCCGGATGCTCTACTTGCAGAGAATTGCTTTTCGGTTTTATGGGAAGAACTTAATCTTTTATCAGATACAAAAGAACGTGTCGATTATATCCTGGAATTTTGCAAACCTTACTTGAAAGAGCAAAATGCTTTGACAACGCTTTTGGCGGATTTTAGAGAAGAGAATTTAAATCCGATAAAAGCAATTGCTTCGCAAACTAATCAATCAGAACGGAATATTCAATTGAATCAAAAGAAGTTTTTTGGATATACGATTAAAGAAATCAATCGCTACGAAAGGTTTTTAAAAGCTGTAGAAGTTATTCAGAAAGATATTATGAATGATTCTAAAACAGATTGGCTTTCCGTTGTAGAGCAATGTGGTTATTATGATCAAAGCCAATTGATTCATGATTTTAAATATTACATGAATATTTCTCCAACCAAATTCCTAAAATTCCAAAACGATATTTGCAGTTCTAAATCAGAATAG
- a CDS encoding transposase has translation MRITNSKILKGKKYRGYTASMRNYFYGVKVQLLTTKNGIPIAFHFTPGKTADIKALGKMMDKLPAEASIYGDSAYTDYGLEDFALMKKCVLLKIQGKSNAKRTDTIEQKNEKLKMRKRVETTISDIKKMFPRTIHAVTLEGFFDKTDIVCIWTPIK, from the coding sequence ATGAGGATTACAAACTCTAAGATTCTTAAAGGCAAAAAGTACAGAGGTTATACAGCAAGTATGAGAAACTATTTTTATGGGGTAAAAGTTCAGTTATTGACAACTAAAAATGGAATACCGATAGCGTTTCATTTCACGCCAGGTAAAACAGCTGACATAAAAGCTTTAGGAAAAATGATGGATAAGCTGCCTGCTGAAGCATCGATTTATGGAGATAGTGCTTATACTGATTACGGTTTAGAAGATTTTGCCCTAATGAAAAAATGTGTTTTATTAAAAATTCAAGGAAAGTCAAATGCTAAACGAACAGATACAATAGAGCAAAAAAATGAAAAGTTAAAAATGAGAAAAAGAGTAGAAACAACAATAAGCGATATAAAAAAAATGTTTCCAAGAACTATACATGCAGTAACATTAGAAGGTTTTTTTGATAAAACTGACATTGTTTGTATTTGGACTCCAATTAAATAA
- a CDS encoding AAA family ATPase translates to MERAKLIVKNFGPLKDIDIEIREMVTFIGAQASGKSTLAKLISIFEDDDFRRISEATFEAELRKYNIYSYLNENTFIQYKNSESVYPFTLRFSSNKFEKQTITNIIELFKGIKNEDHDIIKDKTIENFKFLIEGSIKHSQFYDVNFETKILNLFPEKKQKTKFINYYFNPENEQFFEEHLTDEILDILCKEKKFENYLQLYEALVNSFSNIFIYDSIYIPTERNILDIISTNVLGLINNNIQIPKYLLNSGQEYEKAIQTIKELPLNIIDKKIKYKREGKSSYIYHNETEKVDLLESASGLQSIIPILLLVEYSKSLKEKYNFNFVVEEPELNLYPKAQHELIKYLVKNCLFDRKNLILTTHSPFILASLNNLLLAYDKGKKNPKEVNKIIKKESWLNPKNFIAYELKNGKAKKIMNDKLGQISENMIDGVSDAFANEFDKLLDL, encoded by the coding sequence ATGGAAAGAGCAAAACTTATTGTTAAAAATTTCGGGCCTCTAAAAGATATTGATATCGAAATTAGAGAAATGGTTACTTTTATTGGAGCTCAGGCTTCAGGAAAAAGTACTTTGGCAAAATTGATTTCTATATTTGAAGATGATGATTTTAGAAGGATTTCAGAAGCAACTTTTGAAGCAGAATTACGCAAATACAATATTTATTCGTACTTAAATGAAAACACATTTATTCAATATAAGAATAGTGAAAGTGTTTACCCTTTTACATTAAGGTTTTCATCTAATAAATTTGAAAAACAAACTATCACAAATATAATAGAGCTTTTTAAAGGTATTAAAAATGAAGATCATGATATAATTAAAGATAAGACAATTGAAAACTTCAAATTTTTAATAGAAGGAAGTATTAAACACTCTCAATTTTATGATGTTAATTTTGAAACAAAAATTCTTAATCTTTTTCCAGAAAAAAAACAGAAAACTAAATTTATAAACTATTATTTTAATCCCGAAAATGAACAATTCTTTGAAGAACATTTAACAGATGAAATTTTAGATATATTATGTAAAGAAAAAAAGTTCGAGAATTATTTACAACTTTACGAAGCTTTAGTGAATTCTTTTTCAAATATATTCATATATGATTCGATATATATTCCCACAGAAAGAAATATCTTAGACATTATCTCTACAAATGTCTTAGGATTAATCAATAATAATATTCAAATTCCAAAGTATTTATTAAATAGTGGTCAAGAATATGAAAAAGCTATTCAAACAATAAAAGAATTACCATTAAATATAATTGACAAAAAAATAAAATACAAAAGAGAAGGAAAATCTTCTTACATATATCATAACGAAACAGAAAAAGTGGATTTATTAGAATCTGCATCAGGACTACAATCGATAATTCCAATTTTACTTTTAGTAGAATATTCAAAATCATTGAAAGAAAAATATAATTTCAATTTTGTAGTTGAAGAACCTGAATTAAACTTATATCCAAAAGCTCAACATGAATTAATTAAATATTTGGTTAAAAATTGTTTGTTTGATAGGAAAAATTTAATTCTCACTACTCATAGTCCTTTTATTTTAGCTTCTTTAAATAATTTACTATTAGCTTATGATAAAGGCAAAAAAAATCCAAAAGAAGTAAACAAAATCATAAAGAAAGAGTCTTGGCTAAATCCTAAAAACTTCATTGCATACGAATTGAAAAACGGGAAAGCAAAGAAAATAATGAATGATAAATTAGGACAAATTTCGGAAAATATGATTGATGGTGTTTCTGATGCTTTTGCAAATGAATTTGATAAATTGCTTGATTTATGA
- a CDS encoding AraC family transcriptional regulator — protein sequence MDKLETIEDFYRKKLLFMPDNLKKEIGHFNVFVLDDFVGCSAKPIPYSRRDYFKISLIVGKNKVHYADKVVEIEKQALFFANPQIPYNWEQLDEQQSGFFCVFTEAFFHQFGNLKEYPVFKPNGSPVFAIDDEQVERIKGIFKQMMTEINSDYTYKYDVLRNLVFDLIHSAMKMQPANISVTQHSNASSRISSLFLELLERQFPIENSRQRFGLRSAADFADQLTIHVNHLNRALKETTQKTTSEIIAERILQEAKILLKHTDWNISEIAYSLGFEEPTHFNNFFKKNIQITPRQFRTV from the coding sequence ATGGACAAACTAGAAACTATAGAAGATTTTTATCGTAAAAAACTCCTTTTTATGCCCGATAATCTCAAAAAAGAAATCGGACATTTTAATGTTTTTGTATTGGATGATTTTGTGGGTTGCAGCGCAAAACCTATTCCATATAGCCGAAGAGATTATTTTAAGATAAGTTTGATCGTCGGGAAGAACAAAGTGCATTATGCTGACAAAGTTGTAGAGATTGAAAAACAGGCGCTTTTCTTCGCCAATCCGCAAATACCTTATAATTGGGAACAATTAGACGAACAGCAATCGGGATTTTTTTGTGTGTTTACCGAAGCTTTTTTTCATCAATTTGGAAATTTAAAGGAATATCCGGTTTTTAAACCAAACGGATCTCCTGTTTTTGCTATTGATGATGAACAAGTAGAAAGAATCAAAGGTATTTTTAAGCAAATGATGACAGAAATTAATTCTGATTATACTTATAAATATGATGTATTGCGCAATTTAGTTTTTGACTTGATTCATAGTGCAATGAAAATGCAGCCGGCTAATATTTCTGTTACTCAGCATTCTAATGCTTCAAGTAGAATATCTTCTTTGTTTCTGGAATTACTGGAAAGACAATTTCCTATTGAAAATTCAAGACAACGTTTCGGATTACGTTCTGCGGCAGATTTTGCAGATCAATTGACTATTCATGTCAATCATCTTAATAGAGCTCTGAAAGAAACGACTCAAAAAACAACTTCGGAGATTATTGCTGAACGCATTTTGCAGGAAGCAAAAATTCTTTTAAAACACACCGATTGGAATATCTCTGAAATCGCATATAGTTTGGGATTTGAAGAGCCAACACATTTCAATAACTTCTTTAAGAAAAACATTCAAATTACGCCACGACAATTTAGAACTGTTTGA
- the lysS gene encoding lysine--tRNA ligase, translating to MALSEQEIIRREKLQNLRNLGINPYPANLFPVNHTSKQIKESFEEGKKVIVAGRLMSIRDQGKACFAELQDSEGRIQLYVNRDVLCEGDDKTLYNTVFKKLTDLGDFVGIEGELFTTQVGAKCIRVSGFTFLSKTLRPLPLPRVDTDGNVHDAFTDAELRYRMRYVDLTVNPHVKENFIKRTKLFTAMRNYFNDAGYLEVETPVLQSIAGGASARPFITHHNSLDIPLYMRIANELYLKRLIVGGFEGVYEFSKNFRNEGMDRTHNPEFTAMEIYVAYKDYNWMMEFAEGLLEHCAIAVNGTSKVTFGEHQINFKAPYARVTMTDSIKHFTGFDISGKTEEELFEAARGMGIDVDKTMGKGKLIDEIFGAKCEGNYIQPTFITDYPKEMSPLCKEHRDNPDLTERFELMVCGKEIANAYSELNDPIDQRERFEDQMRLSEKGDDEANGIIDEDFLRALEYGMPPTSGMGIGMDRLIMYLTNNASIQEVLLFPQMRPEKKQAQIELSDEEKFILDLLKGNENKMDLQQLKITANLSGKKWDASMKNLSKHGLTKVAVEGEFKFVELVE from the coding sequence ATGGCATTATCAGAACAAGAAATCATTAGAAGAGAGAAACTTCAAAACTTACGCAACTTAGGAATCAATCCTTACCCAGCTAATCTTTTTCCTGTAAATCACACTTCGAAGCAGATTAAGGAATCTTTTGAAGAAGGTAAGAAGGTTATTGTTGCCGGACGTTTGATGAGTATCAGAGATCAAGGAAAAGCTTGTTTTGCTGAATTGCAGGATAGCGAAGGGCGTATACAATTGTACGTGAATCGCGATGTTTTGTGTGAAGGTGATGATAAAACTTTGTACAACACGGTTTTTAAAAAATTAACTGATTTAGGTGACTTTGTTGGTATTGAAGGTGAATTATTCACGACGCAAGTTGGCGCGAAATGTATTCGTGTTAGCGGTTTTACTTTCTTGAGTAAAACACTTCGTCCGCTTCCTTTACCAAGAGTTGATACAGACGGAAACGTTCACGACGCTTTTACAGATGCTGAATTGCGTTACAGAATGCGTTATGTAGATTTAACGGTTAATCCGCATGTGAAAGAAAACTTCATTAAGCGTACAAAATTGTTTACGGCTATGCGTAACTATTTTAATGATGCTGGTTATCTTGAAGTTGAAACTCCGGTTTTACAATCAATTGCTGGTGGAGCTTCGGCAAGACCTTTTATCACGCACCATAATTCACTTGACATTCCGCTTTACATGCGTATTGCAAACGAATTGTATTTGAAAAGATTAATTGTTGGTGGTTTTGAAGGTGTTTATGAATTCTCGAAAAACTTTAGAAATGAAGGTATGGACAGAACACATAATCCTGAATTTACCGCAATGGAAATATATGTAGCCTACAAAGACTACAACTGGATGATGGAATTTGCTGAAGGTTTGCTTGAGCATTGTGCAATTGCTGTAAACGGAACTAGTAAAGTTACTTTTGGTGAACACCAAATTAATTTTAAAGCGCCTTATGCTCGTGTTACAATGACGGATTCTATCAAACATTTTACTGGTTTTGATATCTCAGGTAAAACTGAAGAAGAATTGTTTGAAGCAGCAAGAGGAATGGGAATCGACGTTGATAAAACAATGGGGAAAGGAAAATTGATTGATGAGATTTTTGGCGCTAAATGCGAAGGAAACTATATTCAGCCAACTTTCATTACTGATTATCCAAAAGAAATGTCTCCTTTATGTAAAGAACACCGCGATAATCCAGATCTTACAGAGCGTTTTGAATTAATGGTTTGTGGTAAAGAAATCGCAAATGCTTATTCTGAATTAAACGATCCAATTGATCAACGTGAGCGTTTTGAAGATCAAATGCGTCTTTCTGAAAAAGGTGATGATGAAGCTAACGGAATCATCGATGAAGATTTCTTAAGAGCACTTGAATATGGTATGCCTCCAACTTCTGGAATGGGAATTGGTATGGACCGTTTGATTATGTACTTAACAAACAATGCATCGATTCAGGAAGTTTTATTGTTCCCACAAATGCGTCCGGAGAAAAAACAAGCTCAAATTGAATTGTCTGACGAAGAGAAATTTATCCTGGATTTATTGAAAGGAAATGAAAATAAAATGGATCTTCAGCAATTGAAAATTACTGCAAATTTAAGCGGTAAAAAATGGGATGCGTCTATGAAAAATCTATCTAAACACGGTTTGACTAAAGTTGCCGTTGAAGGTGAGTTTAAATTTGTGGAATTAGTAGAGTAA